A part of Cervus elaphus chromosome 11, mCerEla1.1, whole genome shotgun sequence genomic DNA contains:
- the MFSD2B gene encoding major facilitator superfamily domain-containing protein 2B isoform X4 has product MAVYREAIPGPSLETPSPSPEAHTSAQGSDSGAGHLSFYRKLCYGIGGVPNQVASSAIAFYLQLFLLDVAQIPAAQVSLVLFGGKVSGAAADPLAGFLINRSRRTGSGRLMPWVLGCTPFIALAYFFLWFLPPFSTLRGLWYTTLYCLFQALATFFQVPYTALTMLLTPNPKERDSATAYRMTLEMVGTLMGATVHGLIVSGAHGSHRCKEDMLPGEVAVSPNATRLYFIAAAVVALTYPVCSTLLYLGVKEQSDPSTPASGQGLGFLTGLGLTVRHRPYLKLVISFLFISAAVQVEQSYLVLFCTHASQLQDHVQGMVLTILVSAVLSTPMWEWVLQRFGKRMSALGICAMVPFAILLAAVPMVPVAYVVAFVSGLSIAVSLLLPWSMLPDVVDDFQLQHQHGPGLETIFYSSYVFFTKLSGAGALGISTLSLDFAGYESGACRQSEQVVVTLKVLIGAVPTSMILIGLCILMVGPTPKVPSRANSRSLGRRTSYTLA; this is encoded by the exons ATGGCCGTGTACCGCGAGGCGATCCCGGGCCCGTCTCTGGAGACGCCGTCGCCCTCGCCGGAAGCACACACCTCAGCTCAGGGTTCG GACAGCGGAGCTGGTCACCTCTCATTCTATAGGAAGTTGTGCTATGGCATTGGAGGAGTTCCCAACCAGGTGGCCTCCAGCGCCATAGCCTTTTACCTGCAACTTTTCCTGCTCGATGTGGCACAG ATCCCTGCTGCCCAGGTGTCACTGGTCCTGTTTGGAGGGAAGGTGTCTGGGGCAGCTGCAGACCCTTTGGCTGGGTTTCTCATCAACAGAAGCAGGAGGACAGGGTCTGGAAGACTCATGCCCTG GGTGCTGGGCTGCACACCCTTCATTGCCTTGGCCTACTTCTTCCTGTGGTTCTTGCCCCCCTTCTCCACCTTGCGCGGCCTCTGGTACACGACCCTCTACTGCCTGTTCCAAGCCCTGGCCACG TTCTTCCAGGTGCCCTACACGGCGCTGACCATGCTGCTGACCCCAAACCCCAAGGAGCGGGACTCGGCCACTGCGTACC GGATGACCTTGGAGATGGTGGGGACGCTGATGGGAGCCACCGTCCACGGACTCATCGTGTCTGGTGCACACGGGTCCCACAGGTGCAAGGAGGACATGCTTCCCGGGGAGGTGGCTGTCTCCCCCAACGCG ACTCGTCTCTACTTCATTGCAGCCGCTGTGGTTGCTTTGACTTACCCAGTGTGCAGTACTTTGCTCTACCTGGGGGTGAAGGAGCAATCAG ACCCCTCCACCCCAGCATCCGGCCAGGGCCTGGGCTTCCTGACTGGGCTGGGTCTCACGGTCCGGCATCGGCCCTATCTGAAGCTGGTCATCTCCTTCCTCTTCATCTCAGCAGCTGTTCAG GTGGAGCAGAGCTACCTGGTCCTGTTCTGTACACACGCCTCCCAGCTTCAAGACCACGTCCAGGGCATGGTGCTGACCATCCTG GTCTCGGCAGTGCTGAGCACCCCAATGTGGGAGTGGGTTCTGCAGCGATTTGGGAAGAGGATGTCAGCCCTCGGGATCTGT GCGATGGTGCCCTTTGCAATCCTGCTGGCTGCCGTGCCCATGGTGCCTGTGGCATATGTCGTGGCCTTTGTGTCTGGCCTGAGCATCGCTGTGTCCTTGCTGCTACCCTG gtcCATGCTTCCAGATGTGGTCGATGACTTCCAGCTGCAGCACCAGCATGGCCCAGGCCTGGAGACCATTTTCTACTCATCCTATGTCTTCTTCACCAAGCTTTCGGGAGCAGGCGCCCTGGGCATCTCCACTCTCAGCCTGGA CTTCGCAGGGTACGAGTCAGGAGCCTGCAGGCAGTCGGAGCAGGTGGTGGTGACCCTCAAGGTCCTCATCGGTGCAGTGCCCACCAGCATGATCCTCATTGGTCTGTGCATCCTCATGGTCGGCCCCACTCCCAAGGTGCCAAGTCGGGCCAACTCCCGCTCCCTGGGGAG GAGGACCAGCTACACTCTGGCTTGA
- the MFSD2B gene encoding major facilitator superfamily domain-containing protein 2B isoform X1, translating to MWALAFFPSGNPPRGTSRLLVFPRAAPRPGRVGRPAPPRRARSAGEPPSPRARAGDNTPGLGALAAVRDGRVPRGDPGPVSGDAVALAGSTHLSSGFDPCCPGVTGPVWREGVWGSCRPFGWVSHQQKQEDRVWKTHALGAGLHTLHCLGLLLPVVLAPLLHLARPLVHDPLLPVPSPGHVLPGALHGADHAADPKPQGAGLGHCVPDDLGDGGDADGSHRPRTHRVWCTRVPQVQGGHASRGGGCLPQRDPSTPASGQGLGFLTGLGLTVRHRPYLKLVISFLFISAAVQVEQSYLVLFCTHASQLQDHVQGMVLTILVSAVLSTPMWEWVLQRFGKRMSALGICAMVPFAILLAAVPMVPVAYVVAFVSGLSIAVSLLLPWSMLPDVVDDFQLQHQHGPGLETIFYSSYVFFTKLSGAGALGISTLSLDFAGYESGACRQSEQVVVTLKVLIGAVPTSMILIGLCILMVGPTPKVPSRANSRSLGRRTSYTLA from the exons ATGTGGGCTCTGGCGTTTTTCCCTTCGGGTAATCCACCCCGCGGCACTTCGCGCCTTCTAGTTTTCCCGCGCGCAGCCCCCCGCCCGGGCCGCGTCGGCCGGCCCGCCCCTCCGCGCCGCGCCCGCTCGGCCGGGGAGCCGCCCTCCCCGCGGGCCCGGGCAGGCGATAACACCCCGGGCCTTGGTGCGCTGGCGGCAGTGCGCGATGGCCGTGTACCGCGAGGCGATCCCGGGCCCGTCTCTGGAGACGCCGTCGCCCTCGCCGGAAGCACACACCTCAGCTCAGGGTTCG ATCCCTGCTGCCCAGGTGTCACTGGTCCTGTTTGGAGGGAAGGTGTCTGGGGCAGCTGCAGACCCTTTGGCTGGGTTTCTCATCAACAGAAGCAGGAGGACAGGGTCTGGAAGACTCATGCCCTG GGTGCTGGGCTGCACACCCTTCATTGCCTTGGCCTACTTCTTCCTGTGGTTCTTGCCCCCCTTCTCCACCTTGCGCGGCCTCTGGTACACGACCCTCTACTGCCTGTTCCAAGCCCTGGCCACG TTCTTCCAGGTGCCCTACACGGCGCTGACCATGCTGCTGACCCCAAACCCCAAGGAGCGGGACTCGGCCACTGCGTACC GGATGACCTTGGAGATGGTGGGGACGCTGATGGGAGCCACCGTCCACGGACTCATCGTGTCTGGTGCACACGGGTCCCACAGGTGCAAGGAGGACATGCTTCCCGGGGAGGTGGCTGTCTCCCCCAACGCG ACCCCTCCACCCCAGCATCCGGCCAGGGCCTGGGCTTCCTGACTGGGCTGGGTCTCACGGTCCGGCATCGGCCCTATCTGAAGCTGGTCATCTCCTTCCTCTTCATCTCAGCAGCTGTTCAG GTGGAGCAGAGCTACCTGGTCCTGTTCTGTACACACGCCTCCCAGCTTCAAGACCACGTCCAGGGCATGGTGCTGACCATCCTG GTCTCGGCAGTGCTGAGCACCCCAATGTGGGAGTGGGTTCTGCAGCGATTTGGGAAGAGGATGTCAGCCCTCGGGATCTGT GCGATGGTGCCCTTTGCAATCCTGCTGGCTGCCGTGCCCATGGTGCCTGTGGCATATGTCGTGGCCTTTGTGTCTGGCCTGAGCATCGCTGTGTCCTTGCTGCTACCCTG gtcCATGCTTCCAGATGTGGTCGATGACTTCCAGCTGCAGCACCAGCATGGCCCAGGCCTGGAGACCATTTTCTACTCATCCTATGTCTTCTTCACCAAGCTTTCGGGAGCAGGCGCCCTGGGCATCTCCACTCTCAGCCTGGA CTTCGCAGGGTACGAGTCAGGAGCCTGCAGGCAGTCGGAGCAGGTGGTGGTGACCCTCAAGGTCCTCATCGGTGCAGTGCCCACCAGCATGATCCTCATTGGTCTGTGCATCCTCATGGTCGGCCCCACTCCCAAGGTGCCAAGTCGGGCCAACTCCCGCTCCCTGGGGAG GAGGACCAGCTACACTCTGGCTTGA
- the MFSD2B gene encoding major facilitator superfamily domain-containing protein 2B isoform X2 — MWALAFFPSGNPPRGTSRLLVFPRAAPRPGRVGRPAPPRRARSAGEPPSPRARAGDNTPGLGALAAVRDGRVPRGDPGPVSGDAVALAGSTHLSSGFDPCCPGVTGPVWREGVWGSCRPFGWVSHQQKQEDRVWKTHALFFQVPYTALTMLLTPNPKERDSATAYRMTLEMVGTLMGATVHGLIVSGAHGSHRCKEDMLPGEVAVSPNATRLYFIAAAVVALTYPVCSTLLYLGVKEQSDPSTPASGQGLGFLTGLGLTVRHRPYLKLVISFLFISAAVQVEQSYLVLFCTHASQLQDHVQGMVLTILVSAVLSTPMWEWVLQRFGKRMSALGICAMVPFAILLAAVPMVPVAYVVAFVSGLSIAVSLLLPWSMLPDVVDDFQLQHQHGPGLETIFYSSYVFFTKLSGAGALGISTLSLDFAGYESGACRQSEQVVVTLKVLIGAVPTSMILIGLCILMVGPTPKVPSRANSRSLGRRTSYTLA; from the exons ATGTGGGCTCTGGCGTTTTTCCCTTCGGGTAATCCACCCCGCGGCACTTCGCGCCTTCTAGTTTTCCCGCGCGCAGCCCCCCGCCCGGGCCGCGTCGGCCGGCCCGCCCCTCCGCGCCGCGCCCGCTCGGCCGGGGAGCCGCCCTCCCCGCGGGCCCGGGCAGGCGATAACACCCCGGGCCTTGGTGCGCTGGCGGCAGTGCGCGATGGCCGTGTACCGCGAGGCGATCCCGGGCCCGTCTCTGGAGACGCCGTCGCCCTCGCCGGAAGCACACACCTCAGCTCAGGGTTCG ATCCCTGCTGCCCAGGTGTCACTGGTCCTGTTTGGAGGGAAGGTGTCTGGGGCAGCTGCAGACCCTTTGGCTGGGTTTCTCATCAACAGAAGCAGGAGGACAGGGTCTGGAAGACTCATGCCCTG TTCTTCCAGGTGCCCTACACGGCGCTGACCATGCTGCTGACCCCAAACCCCAAGGAGCGGGACTCGGCCACTGCGTACC GGATGACCTTGGAGATGGTGGGGACGCTGATGGGAGCCACCGTCCACGGACTCATCGTGTCTGGTGCACACGGGTCCCACAGGTGCAAGGAGGACATGCTTCCCGGGGAGGTGGCTGTCTCCCCCAACGCG ACTCGTCTCTACTTCATTGCAGCCGCTGTGGTTGCTTTGACTTACCCAGTGTGCAGTACTTTGCTCTACCTGGGGGTGAAGGAGCAATCAG ACCCCTCCACCCCAGCATCCGGCCAGGGCCTGGGCTTCCTGACTGGGCTGGGTCTCACGGTCCGGCATCGGCCCTATCTGAAGCTGGTCATCTCCTTCCTCTTCATCTCAGCAGCTGTTCAG GTGGAGCAGAGCTACCTGGTCCTGTTCTGTACACACGCCTCCCAGCTTCAAGACCACGTCCAGGGCATGGTGCTGACCATCCTG GTCTCGGCAGTGCTGAGCACCCCAATGTGGGAGTGGGTTCTGCAGCGATTTGGGAAGAGGATGTCAGCCCTCGGGATCTGT GCGATGGTGCCCTTTGCAATCCTGCTGGCTGCCGTGCCCATGGTGCCTGTGGCATATGTCGTGGCCTTTGTGTCTGGCCTGAGCATCGCTGTGTCCTTGCTGCTACCCTG gtcCATGCTTCCAGATGTGGTCGATGACTTCCAGCTGCAGCACCAGCATGGCCCAGGCCTGGAGACCATTTTCTACTCATCCTATGTCTTCTTCACCAAGCTTTCGGGAGCAGGCGCCCTGGGCATCTCCACTCTCAGCCTGGA CTTCGCAGGGTACGAGTCAGGAGCCTGCAGGCAGTCGGAGCAGGTGGTGGTGACCCTCAAGGTCCTCATCGGTGCAGTGCCCACCAGCATGATCCTCATTGGTCTGTGCATCCTCATGGTCGGCCCCACTCCCAAGGTGCCAAGTCGGGCCAACTCCCGCTCCCTGGGGAG GAGGACCAGCTACACTCTGGCTTGA
- the MFSD2B gene encoding major facilitator superfamily domain-containing protein 2B isoform X3: MWALAFFPSGNPPRGTSRLLVFPRAAPRPGRVGRPAPPRRARSAGEPPSPRARAGDNTPGLGALAAVRDGRVPRGDPGPVSGDAVALAGSTHLSSGFDPCCPGVTGPVWREGVWGSCRPFGWVSHQQKQEDRVWKTHALVPYTALTMLLTPNPKERDSATAYRMTLEMVGTLMGATVHGLIVSGAHGSHRCKEDMLPGEVAVSPNATRLYFIAAAVVALTYPVCSTLLYLGVKEQSDPSTPASGQGLGFLTGLGLTVRHRPYLKLVISFLFISAAVQVEQSYLVLFCTHASQLQDHVQGMVLTILVSAVLSTPMWEWVLQRFGKRMSALGICAMVPFAILLAAVPMVPVAYVVAFVSGLSIAVSLLLPWSMLPDVVDDFQLQHQHGPGLETIFYSSYVFFTKLSGAGALGISTLSLDFAGYESGACRQSEQVVVTLKVLIGAVPTSMILIGLCILMVGPTPKVPSRANSRSLGRRTSYTLA; encoded by the exons ATGTGGGCTCTGGCGTTTTTCCCTTCGGGTAATCCACCCCGCGGCACTTCGCGCCTTCTAGTTTTCCCGCGCGCAGCCCCCCGCCCGGGCCGCGTCGGCCGGCCCGCCCCTCCGCGCCGCGCCCGCTCGGCCGGGGAGCCGCCCTCCCCGCGGGCCCGGGCAGGCGATAACACCCCGGGCCTTGGTGCGCTGGCGGCAGTGCGCGATGGCCGTGTACCGCGAGGCGATCCCGGGCCCGTCTCTGGAGACGCCGTCGCCCTCGCCGGAAGCACACACCTCAGCTCAGGGTTCG ATCCCTGCTGCCCAGGTGTCACTGGTCCTGTTTGGAGGGAAGGTGTCTGGGGCAGCTGCAGACCCTTTGGCTGGGTTTCTCATCAACAGAAGCAGGAGGACAGGGTCTGGAAGACTCATGCCCTG GTGCCCTACACGGCGCTGACCATGCTGCTGACCCCAAACCCCAAGGAGCGGGACTCGGCCACTGCGTACC GGATGACCTTGGAGATGGTGGGGACGCTGATGGGAGCCACCGTCCACGGACTCATCGTGTCTGGTGCACACGGGTCCCACAGGTGCAAGGAGGACATGCTTCCCGGGGAGGTGGCTGTCTCCCCCAACGCG ACTCGTCTCTACTTCATTGCAGCCGCTGTGGTTGCTTTGACTTACCCAGTGTGCAGTACTTTGCTCTACCTGGGGGTGAAGGAGCAATCAG ACCCCTCCACCCCAGCATCCGGCCAGGGCCTGGGCTTCCTGACTGGGCTGGGTCTCACGGTCCGGCATCGGCCCTATCTGAAGCTGGTCATCTCCTTCCTCTTCATCTCAGCAGCTGTTCAG GTGGAGCAGAGCTACCTGGTCCTGTTCTGTACACACGCCTCCCAGCTTCAAGACCACGTCCAGGGCATGGTGCTGACCATCCTG GTCTCGGCAGTGCTGAGCACCCCAATGTGGGAGTGGGTTCTGCAGCGATTTGGGAAGAGGATGTCAGCCCTCGGGATCTGT GCGATGGTGCCCTTTGCAATCCTGCTGGCTGCCGTGCCCATGGTGCCTGTGGCATATGTCGTGGCCTTTGTGTCTGGCCTGAGCATCGCTGTGTCCTTGCTGCTACCCTG gtcCATGCTTCCAGATGTGGTCGATGACTTCCAGCTGCAGCACCAGCATGGCCCAGGCCTGGAGACCATTTTCTACTCATCCTATGTCTTCTTCACCAAGCTTTCGGGAGCAGGCGCCCTGGGCATCTCCACTCTCAGCCTGGA CTTCGCAGGGTACGAGTCAGGAGCCTGCAGGCAGTCGGAGCAGGTGGTGGTGACCCTCAAGGTCCTCATCGGTGCAGTGCCCACCAGCATGATCCTCATTGGTCTGTGCATCCTCATGGTCGGCCCCACTCCCAAGGTGCCAAGTCGGGCCAACTCCCGCTCCCTGGGGAG GAGGACCAGCTACACTCTGGCTTGA